The genomic DNA ATCACGAATGCGATGGCACTCTATGGTACGACGATCCCATTTAATGCAACATTCTTTGTATTCTCTGATTATCTTAAGCCAGCAGCACGTATCGCAGCATTGACAAAGATTCAAAACTTCTTTGTTTGGACGCATGACAGTATCGGAGTAGGGGAAGATGGCCCTACCCATGAGCCTATCGAGCATATGTCACAGTTTAGAGCATTGCCTAACTTCTATGTATGGAGACCGGCAGATGCTACGGAGAATGTGGAAGCATGGAGAACAGCACTGACCATGAAAGCACCACACGGTTTTGTATTAAGCCGTCAAAAGCTTGAAACACTCAAACCAAAAAGAGATTTCGGTGATGTAAGCAGAGGTGCCTACATCGTCAAGAAAAGAAAAGATGCGAACTTTACGCTGATGGCTTCAGGTTCAGAGTTGATGCCGTGTCTAAAGGCAGCATGTCACCTGGCTGTACTTGGCATTAAGGCAAACGTGGTTTCTGTACCGTGTCTTGATCTCTTCAATGAGCAGGATGCAGCGTACAAGGCAGCAGTCATTGATCCAAATACCAAAGTGCTTGCTGTTGAAGCAGCAACAGGAACAGAGTACTACCGTTATGCAGATGATGTCCTTGGTATGGAATGTTTTGGAGCATCTGCACCGGCAGAGCAACTCTTTGAGAAGTTCGGATTTACGCAAGAAGGCATCATGAAGCGTGCATGTAAATTGATGGATGTAGAGTATAGAGAAGTTGAGCTTGGAGAGTGTAAACTCTAAGCTCCCTGAGAATTTCATATCCTTTTCGTTTAAAACCTCGGTTTTTATTTGGGTGGGCATACAAAGTAACGCATATTGATACTTTGCAATGGTGTGCTCCACCCTATGTAGTAGCTTTTTTCTCCATTTTTTACAACAGTGTAGTCTTCTTTAAAATAGTGTTTGAGCACAGTTTCTATAGATGTATTTTGACCTACGGTCTCTGCTATCCAGATAAAGGTCAGTTTTTTTAATTGATGTACCTCTTTTCTCTTTCGGATGATCGCACGTAAAGAGGCTTCCGCTTCACACTCTGTCGTATCGTGAGACAATACAGTGACATCAATAAGCGCTTCCAGACCATTGACACTTTGAATTTTTTTCCAGTAGTCATGTTTGAATTTATTGAAAAATGTTGGTTGAGGAATGGCTTTACTATGGGTAACGATGTAGTTGACCCTTTGGATGTAATTAGGTGCATGTGAAACAATCTGTTCAATCTGCGTATCGTCATAGTCACCAGGGGTAAAACCCTCTGAATCTATCAGGTTTTTTTGTGTGAAAAACTTAAGAGATGAGGGGTCGGTGATCCTGGTTTTTTCATGGACTACAGCGACAGGATAGTCTTTTTGACATCCATAGTGACTCTCATTAAAGAGCAGATGTAATGCATCTTTTATCTGTATATTCGAAGGCGTATGTCTAAGTGCCTCCTGGAGCTCTTTAATAAGTGGTGTAAGCATTAACTCAACATCCCTCTGATCTCATCTTCATCTATGAGGTCTTTTTCATATTTGATAACAGCGATGTTCTCTGTTTCATTCACATAACTCTCTACAATCGCTTCATGACTCTTCAGGGAAGCCACCCTTTCGCGGTCAAAAATGTCTAAAGAAAGATAGACATTCCCTCTGTTGTTTGGGTTTGGCATGGTCGCTACCCAGATGAACCATATTACAGAAATGATTGCCACCACAACGGCAAGTGTGGCTCTGTCATAGTGCTGCATGAGCCAACCTGCAAGCAGACCACCCAGGAAGATACCTACATAGGCAAAAGTATTGGCTACACCCAATGCTGCACCTTTCTGGTGGACTTTGGCAAATTTGGCCACAAAACTCTGCAGGAGAGGTTCGAACATATTGAATCCGATGAAAAAAAGCACGACACCCACGACAAAGACCCACGCAGAACTCGCAAATCCCATCGCAAGAAAACCAAAGAAGATCACAGAAACCGAGATCATAAAGACTTGTTTCCCCTTACCGTACTTCTCTCCAAATATTGCTGCAGGTGCCATAGCGAAGAAACCAAAGATCATCGCAGGGAAATAGACTTTCCAGAGTTCAGACTTTTCCCAACCAAAGCCGCCTTCAGTGAGCCCCTGTGTCATCACGACTGGAATGATAAAAAATGCCATGGTCATAATAGAGGAATGGAAAAGAAACGTAATGTACATACGTGTCAGAGATCTGTCTTTAAAGACCTCTAGCATCTTGGATTCCTCTTCTTCATAGCTGTGAACGATCGTCGGAGGCTGAGGGACGGCAGTAAATAAAATACCTATCGCCATCACCGAAAGAATCGCAGTCAGCCAAAAGAGTTTGTCTATCCCCCAGTGACCACCCACGACAGGTGCAATGATCATCGCTGCGGCAAAGCTAAGCGCGATCGTTCCACCCATGATGGCCATAGCATGGGCACGCTGCTCCTCTTTTACCAGGTCTGCAACCATCGCTGAAACCACAGAACCGATGGCACCTGCACCCTGTAGAAAACGCCCGATAAGAAGCATGTAGATATTTTCACTCATTGCAGCGATCACGGAACCTATAATGAAGATGATCAGACCAAAAAGCAGGGTCTTTTTACGTCCTATTTTGTCACTTGCCAGTCCAAAAGGTACTTGAAAAGCGGCTTGTGTAAGTGCATAACCACCTACAACAAGACCTGCAAGGAAAGGTGTTGCGCCTTCCATGTCAAGTGCATAGATGGAGAGAACAGGAAGAACGATAAAGAGTCCAAAAAACCTCAATCCCACAATGAGACTGAGCGGCATGATCTGTTTAATCATAGTGATACCTCTATTTAGATAAAATTTCTCTCATTATATAACGAAATATTTAAGAGTAGATGATATAGGTGAAGATCTGTCATCTTATGTAAAAGAGGAAGCCTGAGTGGAAGGGATTTTCACACGGTTTCACTCTGTGAAAAGGAGACTGAAATGCGTATCGTTCTAGCGACAGGGAACAAAGGAAAACTACGTGAATTCAAACAGATGTGTGAAGATGAAGTGGTTGCTTTTTCTGAACTTTTAGGTGAATTTGATATCGTAGAAGACGGTGATACATTTGCTGCCAATGCACTCATTAAAGCACGTAAGATCTATGAAAAACTGGGTGAAGAGTATCTAGTGATATCTGATGACAGTGGTATCTCTCTGCCACTACTGGACGGGGCACCGGGTATTTACTCCGCACGTTATGCAGGAGAGGGTGCCACAGACAAAGAGAACCTCTATAAGCTGATAGAAGCGGTGAAAGAAAAAGGTTTGAAGTCTACACCGGCATATTATACGGCAGCGATCGCTATTGTCTCCAAATATGGAGAGTATGTGGTGCATGGATGGATGCATGGGGATGTCATAGATGAGGTAAGAGGCGACAAAGGGTTTGGGTATGATCCGATCTTCATTCCTGCAGGATTTGACAAGACTTTGGGTGAGTTGGATGATTGTGTTAAAAAAGCGATCTCACACAGAGCACAAGCATTGAAGTTGGCCAAACCGATCATACAAATGTTAAAGGGTAAAGCATGAAAAAACAGTTTATGGAAGATCTGCAGGTCATATATGATGAATTACAAAGCAGACAGGCCGATCTCAACCAATACTATGAACTATTGGATGAAACAAAAGGGCACGATCAAGCTTATAAGAGCGTAGAGGCATTTTTAACGCTTATTGGGTTACCGAGAAATAAAGACTCTGAAATGGCAGCGCTTACCCGTTTTGTGAATTTGCGTGAAGATGCGCTGGAACAAGTGTTGGAGAAGCAGGGCTGTTCTAAAGAAGAGATAGCAGTGAAAAAAGAGTTGGCCTATGGATTTACGAGTACGATGCACATAAACCGGCATGAAAATTTCATTGCATGGGTAGAGGAGAAGCAGCTTCTTACACCTTTTTATCGTGCGTTGATGTTGGGTGTACATCATGTTGGTCTTGCTATGAGCGTCTGGCAAAGCCACTGGACAGATCATATTCTTTACTCTGTGAACCTTGAGCTCAGTGAGATGTTTCACGGTGATGATGCAAAAGTATTTGAGATGCTTCAGAATGAGTCGCTGCTAGACAGAGACGAGAGCGGATCTATAGGAGACAGATCTTACTCTGTACTTAAAAAAGAGGACACTGGGTATAAAAGCATTGCCTATGCGGAAGCATTTCCTGAAGAGGTGGCACAAGTGACTACAGCACTTGAACAGCTCATTGCTCTTTTGAACCAATATAAAGATGATGTTTTTGATCAAAAATCAGAATGGATCGCCTATTTTACGGCGCTTAAAGTGGCTTTTACACATACGAAAACCGATGAACTCATAGGTAAATGGGCAGATGTTGATAGACGTTGGATGGCTATAACGACACCATTGCAGGTAGGGCATCCCTTAGAGTATTATGAAGATCATTACAGAAAAGCTGTGGCTCTGGAATGGGATCTGCGTATTGTCAATCCCAAATTGCAAGAGGGTTCAAGTACACGTAACAACATTAAACTTTTTGCCTATGAAATGGCAAAAAACTTTGGTAAAGAAGCCTTGCATACGATGAGTAAGAATCTTTTACAGGTGGATGAAACCCAGCTTTATATAGGTCAACCTGTCCTTTACTATGGAGCAGAGTTCAACGGTCTTTTCTCGGCACAGGTCGTACCGAATGATGAACAGGTTTCAACAGAACTTGGGAAAAAGATCTTTGCCTATGCCGATTTTGTCATGGAGTCCAAAAAATCCAAACCCATTATGAAACTTTCAGTCGAAACTATGGGTGAAGATTTTGTGAAGAAACAAAGAGAACTTATAGATACGGATCCTGACCTTTGGCAAGAGATCTACGATATCTCTACAGTAGGACATGAGTATGGTCATATCCTTTGGATAGATGAAGAGACGGAAAAAAAGATGAACCGCTCGGGACAGTTTAAAAATATCGAAGAGTTCAAAGCTACGGCAGGCGGACTGATGGCATTTTTCTCTAATGAGCGTGAAGCGCTGAAAACACACATTGTAGACGATGTGGTTTCACGGGCAGTGGGGCTTATGGCCTGGCGTGAGGTCGGTGAAGTTTTACCCTATTATTGTGAAGGATTGATCCATCTTGATATCCTTTTCAGCTCAGGTGTTATCACCTATGACGGAGAGATACGTATCGACTACAGCAAGTATGACAAGATGAAAGAATCCTATCAAAATGCCTATAGAACTTTAGCAGAAAACTATCTTTCAAAAGTAGATGCAACGCTCTATTTGAATACGTATGCGCGTAAAGAAAATGGTGTATATCTACCGGTAAAAGAGGAGATAAGATCATTTGTTGAACACTATTATGCAAGATATAAAGAGATAGGTCAGCAAACGATTACACTATCCTAAGAACTCAGCAGCAGGGAGTTCCTACTCTTCTGCCATTATTTAATTATTTTCCTTCACCATTCTCTAACCTCATTTTGGATATAATCCACGTAACTATGCCGTCATTAGAACGGTGAAAACGAGGATACTTATGCTACTTTTTACCCCAGGACCTACACCAGTACCGGAGTCTGTACGCCAAGCTATGGCAACACCTACGATACACCATAGAACACCAGAATTTGAAGCTATTTTTAAAGAAGCCCGTGAACGACTTTTAAAACTTCTTGGGATGGATGAGTGTGTGATGATAGCCTCTTCAGGCACAGGTGCAATGCAGGCATGTATGTTAAACCTGTGTAAGAGCAAGGCTTTGACGGTAAATGCCGGTAAGTTTGGTGAGCGTTTCGGGAAGATCGCTGATGCAATGGGAAGAGACAAAGTGGAGCTCAGCTATGAGTGGAATACACCTTGTTCAGTTGCCGATGTTGAGAATGCTTTGAATGAGAATGCGGATATCGATGCGATCTTTATACAGGTGTGTGAAAGTGCCGGCGGACTTCGTCATCCTGTAGAAGCGATTGCGAAAAGAGCCAAAGAGATCAACCCTGATATTATGATCGTAGCAGATGGTATCACGGCGGTAGGTGTAGAGCGTATTGATATCTCGAATATCGATGCATTGGTGACAGGAAGCCAAAAAGCGTTGATGCTCCCTCCTGGACTTGCGATGATCGGTCTTTCACAGGCAGCTGTAGAGAAGATAGGTAAAGGGGAAGACTACTACTTCAACCTTGCTTCAGAGATCAAAAAACAGCAGCAGAACACGACAGCATATACGGCTGCAACAACACTGATCATAGGGCTCAATGCTATCTTCGATGCGATCGAGGAAGAGGGTGTCGATGCTTTATATGCAAATACAGCAGCAAGAGCATGTGCAACACAGGCAGCACTGGAAGCGATAGGTTTTTCCATGTATCCTCAAACACCGGCACCATCTATGAGTACAGTGTTCGATGAAGATGCTGAACCTATACGTAAACTGCTTAAAACAAAGTATGGTGTAAATATGGCAGGTGGGCAAGACCACCTCAAAGGTAAGATATTCCGTATCAACCAAATGGGTCTTATCCCTGTCTATGAGTCTGCATGGGTAGTGAATGCTATTGAGTTGGCTTTGGCTGACCTCGGTAGAAGAGCGTTTGATGGTACGGCAGGCCGTGTTTTTAACGAAACGTATTTTGAGAAGAGTAACTAAATGATATTTGAACACGAGATCCCTAGTGGGAGTAGGCTTTATTTTGGACAAAGTGCCAAGATAAAAAGAGAGATAGAACGTATCGCCAGTGAAACATTGGAGACGCTTGGATTTGAAGAGATCGTTACACCGCTCTTCTCTTACCACCAGCATGAATGTTTCGAAGACCAAAAGCTCTTGGTCAGACTGAATGATGCAGAAAATCACGAAGTCACGTTACGTGCAGACTCCACGGCAGATGTGGTGCGTATCGTGACCAAAAGATTGGGGCGTAGTACAGAGTCAAAAAAGTGGTTCTATATCCAACCAACAGTGACGTTCCCGACAAAAGAGCAGTATCAGATCGGGGCAGAAGTGATTGATGGTACCTTTAAAGACATCGCAGAGACAACGACAACGCTTTTAAAGCAGATAGGATCCGAACCTGTGATGCAGATAGCCAATATCCGTATCCCGCATCTTTTAAATGAAAAATACGGGGTCTCTTTAGATGTATTGAAATCGATGCATGTGGAACAGATCATGGCGGCAGATCTGCCTTGGATCGAACAGCTTGTAAGAATCAATGCTGTCAGTGACCTTGAAGATCTTAACCCATTCCCTGATGACATCAAAGCGGAACTTGAAAAGATCAAAGAAGCCACAGATAAAGTAGCGTACAACAACATGGTTATCTCTCCACTCTTCTATGCGAAGATGAGATACTATGACTCTTTGACATTCAGAATGTTTGAAGACAACAGTCTTTTGGCAATGGGCGGAATATACACCATAGACGGCGTAGAAGCAGCAGGATTTGCACTCTATACAGATGAGTGTATCAGTAATAAAATGAACAGAGGATAAAGGTAGATGAGTAAAGCAGATTTGATCGTAGGTCTCCAATGGGGAGATGAAGGAAAAGGAAAGATCGTTGACCATATGGCGCAGACACATGACTATGTATGTCGTTTTGCAGGTGGTCATAATGCGGGGCATACGATCGTCATTGGTGACAAGAAGTATGCGCTTCACCTTATCCCTTCTGGTGTACTGAACCCAAAAGCAAAAAATATTGTAGGGAATGGTGTCGTACTTTCTCCAAAAGATTTCATTAAAGAGATGGAGCAGTTTGATAACCTGGAGGGAAGACTTTTCCTTTCAGACAAAGCACATGTACTTTTGCCTTACCATGCACTCATAGACCAAGCCAAAGAGCGTTTGAAGGGTGACAAAGCCATCGGTACAACGGGTAAAGGTATCGGACCTGCCTACGGTGATAAGATCGCTAGAGTAGGACATAGACTGGGAGAATTGTTAAACCCTGAAAAGCTTACGGCTAAAATTATAGAGTTTTTTGCAATGAACCAGCCGATCTTTGATGCGATGGGTGTTGAAGCTCCGAAAGAGGAAGAACTTTTAGCCGAGCTGGAAGGGTATAAAGCAGTACTTGGGCCTTTTATCACAGATACGACACAAATGATGTGGGAGATCATGGATGATGGGAAAAAGATACTTTTAGAGGGTGCACAGGGAACGATGCTTGATATCGATCATGGTACCTATCCGTATGTAACCTCTTCAACAACGGTCAGTGCAGGTGCCTGTTCTGGTCTTGGTATCAATCCCAAAGACCTTGGAAAAGTCACAGGTATAGCAAAAGCATACTGTACAAGAGTAGGGAATGGGCCTTTCCCAAGTGAAGATTTTGGTGCAGAGGGTGACACACTTCGTAAAAATGGACATGAGTTCGGTACAACGACAGGACGTCCGAGAAGATGTGGTTGGTTTGATGCTGTAGCGATGCGTCATGCAGTGCGTGTAAATGGTGTAGACCAGGTAGCACTGATGAAATTGGATGTACTGGATGGTTTTGATGAGGTAAAAGTATGTGTGGCTTATGAAGTAGATGGCAAAGAGATCGACTATGTGCCTTATGAGCTTGATGATGCAACACCTGTCTATAAGAGTTTTCCGGGTTGGGACAAAACAGAAGGTGTGAGAGAATTCGATGCCTTGCCGGAGACAGCCAAATCATATATTTTGGCACTAGAAGAGATGATCGGAACAAAGATGGGGATCATTTCGACAAGTCCAGAGCGTGAAGACACAATAATTCGATAATAAGGGGTAGCAATGAGACTAAAACCACAACAGACAGGATATGTAGCAACAAAAATCGGGATAGATCTAGCCAATGCACCTTTTATTACTCTGCCAAAAGGAAGAGAAGCAGTAGTGGCTGCAGCAAAAAAGATCATCGATGAAAATCTTGAAAAAGAACGCGCGCTTGATGAAAAAGTCAAAAAGATCATAGAAGAGAATTATGATGAGATAGAGTTCCAACATGCCGATGAGAGACAACTCTTTTTTATGATCAAAAAGAAAATGGCCCCTGAGCATGGTGTGATCATGAATTATGATGACAGATACAATGACCTGGCACACTTGATCTTGGATGAATTGTATGAAAATTACCTTGCAGAATATACAGTGAATGAAAACCAGGTGAAGAATGTGATATTTAAATCTTTCAAAACCTTTGCAGATGCCTATGATGAGATAGATGATATAGTTTATACAAAGATCAAAGGTATGGAGAAAGAAGTGATTCCTGGTTCACAGGATTATGAACTCCTCTATGAAAGATTGTATCAGGAAGAACTATCGAAAAGAGGTATGCTGTGATGAATAAGATATCTTTGTATTTTGAAAATGGATTGATGCTTGAAGCAAAAAGTTTTGGTGCAGAAGGTACGTCTGTAGGAGAGATCGTTTTTAATACATCTCTGACAGGATACCAAGAGATCACGACAGACCCTTCTTATGCAGGACAATTTGTGACATTCACGACACCCGAGATAGGTAATGTAGGGTGCAATGCTCAAGATATGGAGAGTAAAGGTGCCTACTGTAAAGGGGTCATCGTACGCAGTTATCAGGATCGCCCTTCTAACTTTAGATGTGAAGAGACGTTAGCAGAGTTGCTCAAAAGAGAGAATGTACTTGGTATTACTGAGATAGATACTCGATTTTTGACAAAAATGCTTAGAGACGAAGGGGCGATGATGATGGTAGCTTCTACTGAGATACATGATCAGGATGCACTGAAAAAAGTACTGGACTCTTCCCCGCGTATTGAGGAAGTGAATTACATTGAACAGGTCAGTACAAAAGAGAGTTATATCCATCCTGAAGGGCGTTACAATACAGATACATTCCAGTATGACGCACCTAATACCACAAAAAAGATCATCGCACTTGACTTTGGTATTAAAAGAAATATTCTTAATGAATTGACACATGCAGGTATGGAAGTCACGGTTGTACCAAACTCCATATCAGCCGAAGAGATCATTGAGAAAGTCGATGCAAAAGAGTGTGATGGGGTATTCCTTTCAAATGGACCCGGGGACCCGCTTATTTTAACAGAGGAACATGAGAAGATCAAAAAACTGATCGCTCGCAAAGTACCGATTTTTGGTATCTGTCTTGGGCATCAGTTACTTTCTATCTCACATGGTTATGATACCTATAAACTGAAGTTCGGACACCATGGTGGAAATCACCCTGTGAGTAATGTGGTAACGGGTAAAGTAGAGATCACGGCACAAAACCACAACTATAATGTACCTGATAACATTACTGAAGTGGCGACTGTCACACATATGAACCTTTTTGACAATACGATAGAGGGACTCAAATACAATGATTCTCCAACCATGTCGGTACAACATCACCCGGAGGCTAGTCCTGGACCGCATGAAAGTGCCTATATCTTTGGCGAATTTGCCAAAATGCTTTAAGGACGAGAGATGAAAATAGCGATATTGTTTGGTGGATCCAGTTATGAACATGAGATAAGCATTGTGTCTGCCATTACAATGAAAAAAGTTTTAAAAAACGCTACACTGGTCTATATCTTTGTAAGCAGTGACAGAAAATTTTATCTCATAGATACGCAGAAGATCAATTCTAAACTCTTTTCATCAGGTGAATATAAAAAATCCAAAGAATTGACACTTAAAAATGGTGGTTTCCAGGTAGATGGTATGTTTGGAAGCAAGCGTATCGATTTTGATGTAGCACTGAACCTTATCCATGGAAGAGATGGAGAGGATGGGAAGATAGCATCATTGATGGAATTCTACACGATTCCTTTCATCTCCCCTAGAATAGAAGCTTCGGCACTCTCTTATAACAAACTTTATACCAAATTTTTAGCAGAAAGTGTAGGTGTCAAAACGGTAGCCTACGAATATCTTTCTAAAAATGATGAGAGAAAGATCGCTATGCCATACCCTATTATTATCAAACCGGTCCGTTTGGGTTCCAGCATAGGTGTAAGTATTGTAAAAGACGCTTCAGAGCTTGATTATGCGCTTGATGTCGCTTTTGAATTTGACACCGATGTGATCATAGAACCTTTTATCGAAGGGGTGAAAGAGTTTAACCAGGCAGGGACATACACGAATGATTGGGAACTTTCTATCGTAGAAGAACCTCACAAAGAGGAGTTCCTGGATTTTGAAAAAAAATACATGGACTTTTCGAGAGATTCTCAAGTTTTGGCAGCGGATATTTCAGATGCGCTAAAAGCGAAGATCCAAGAGAGTTTCAAAAAGATCTATGACCCTCTTTTCAGAGGGAGTATCATACGTTGTGACTTTTTTGTTGTTGAGGGTAAAGTACTTCTGAACGAGATCAACCCTATCCCGGGTTCTATGGCGAATTATCTGTTCGAAGATTTTGAAGGGTTGGTAGAGAGACTTTCAAAACATCTTCCTAAAGAGCAAAATATAGCAGTAGATTACCAATACATACATTCTATCCAAAGTGCAAAAGGCAAAGCCTAAACTTTTCTTACTATAAGTGTTATAGTACCATTCTTTATTCTATCATATCCATCAGGGGAAGCGTACACTTTCCCTTAAAATAATCCTACCCATAATCAGTTTACTTAATCTAATGTAAAAAATTACAAAATCTTATATATAATTAAAAAAATTACTTTCTGTAACTTAAAAGTCTTTTTTATCAATCAAATACACTTTAATCAATATTTTTTCATTGCCATTTAAGTGATTGTGCCCTAGAATTGTTCGTATTTTTACAAATATAGACATAAACAGGGGAGTGTAGATGAAGAAAATTGTGATGCTTGTATTACTGTTTCTAACTGTACTACAAGCAGAGTCTTTAGGTGTAAATGAAAAGTTAGGGGAATACGTTCCGCTTGATTTAACATTTATAGATGAAGACGGTAAAAGTAGAACACTTAAAGAGTATATGGATGGAAAACCAACTATTATCTCTTTGAACTACTTTAGATGTGCAGGTATCTGTACACCACAACTAGAAGATATGGCAAAAATGTTGTCTAAGCTTGACTTGGCTGAAAATACTGACTACAAAGTATTGACTATCAGTTTTGCACCGGATGAAACACCGCCTTTAGCAAAAGCGAAAAGAAAGACGATGTTAGCCGCTATGAGCAGACCCTACGTGAAGGATGCATGGCACTTTTTACTCAGTGAAAACAACTCTTCGGCTATTTTGGCTGACAAAGTTGGATTTACCTATAAAAAGGAAGTATCCAGAGCGGGTGTGGTTGAGTGGATCCATGCTGCATCATTGATAGTCATTTCACCAGAAGGAAAGATCACACGTTACCTTAACGGTATCGAACAACTTCCTTTTGATGTGAAAATGGCAGTATTGGAGTCAGCACAAGGCAAGGTTGGACCGACCATAGCTAAAACATTACTGTATTGTTTCGCATACGATCCAAAAGGCAAAACCTATGTTTTTGCCTGGGAGAAGATAGCAGCAACAGTAATATTAACGATTACAATTATCTTTTTTATCTGGCTTATTAAGGCAGGAAGAAGAGATCAAGAAGAACATCTAAATCAAAGGAGAGACATAGATGAGTAAAACTTATTTCGACGAAAC from Sulfurovum xiamenensis includes the following:
- a CDS encoding D-alanine--D-alanine ligase, producing the protein MKIAILFGGSSYEHEISIVSAITMKKVLKNATLVYIFVSSDRKFYLIDTQKINSKLFSSGEYKKSKELTLKNGGFQVDGMFGSKRIDFDVALNLIHGRDGEDGKIASLMEFYTIPFISPRIEASALSYNKLYTKFLAESVGVKTVAYEYLSKNDERKIAMPYPIIIKPVRLGSSIGVSIVKDASELDYALDVAFEFDTDVIIEPFIEGVKEFNQAGTYTNDWELSIVEEPHKEEFLDFEKKYMDFSRDSQVLAADISDALKAKIQESFKKIYDPLFRGSIIRCDFFVVEGKVLLNEINPIPGSMANYLFEDFEGLVERLSKHLPKEQNIAVDYQYIHSIQSAKGKA
- a CDS encoding SCO family protein, with the protein product MKKIVMLVLLFLTVLQAESLGVNEKLGEYVPLDLTFIDEDGKSRTLKEYMDGKPTIISLNYFRCAGICTPQLEDMAKMLSKLDLAENTDYKVLTISFAPDETPPLAKAKRKTMLAAMSRPYVKDAWHFLLSENNSSAILADKVGFTYKKEVSRAGVVEWIHAASLIVISPEGKITRYLNGIEQLPFDVKMAVLESAQGKVGPTIAKTLLYCFAYDPKGKTYVFAWEKIAATVILTITIIFFIWLIKAGRRDQEEHLNQRRDIDE